A section of the Pseudomonas prosekii genome encodes:
- a CDS encoding PA5502 family lipoprotein: MKPFASRYLLLVAFSLLLGACQSTPPAATQAPDGRAAAIAQLEQNLASSELATAEDQLATLQAQSPDDPTLVQYQRQLAEAYLQRSQIVLQKGDVNAAATALSRARALMPKAPALTGGVNNAIVNARKAELDKAEAALLAAEARPKAKVIDPAAESTTVALNLTDMSKLRHQLDAIAFDVVNYDCAVVIQAPRTQDYPWLATLLTKRVKKLDSGFELKLHKQIVRHVPAQVVLSPRKP; the protein is encoded by the coding sequence ATGAAGCCGTTCGCCTCCCGTTATCTGCTCCTTGTCGCATTTTCTCTGCTGCTCGGCGCTTGCCAAAGTACGCCACCGGCAGCCACTCAGGCTCCCGACGGTCGGGCTGCGGCGATTGCACAGCTTGAACAAAACCTGGCCAGCAGCGAGCTGGCCACCGCTGAAGATCAACTGGCAACCTTGCAGGCCCAGTCGCCTGACGATCCAACGCTGGTGCAATACCAACGGCAATTGGCCGAAGCCTATCTGCAACGCAGCCAAATCGTGTTGCAGAAAGGTGATGTCAACGCCGCCGCCACTGCGCTCAGCCGTGCGCGGGCGCTGATGCCGAAAGCGCCGGCGCTGACCGGTGGCGTCAACAATGCCATCGTCAATGCGCGCAAGGCTGAGCTGGACAAGGCCGAAGCTGCGTTGCTGGCGGCTGAAGCCCGGCCAAAAGCCAAAGTGATTGATCCGGCGGCGGAAAGCACCACGGTCGCGTTGAACCTCACCGATATGAGCAAACTTCGTCATCAACTGGATGCGATTGCCTTCGATGTGGTGAATTACGACTGTGCGGTGGTTATCCAGGCACCGCGCACGCAGGATTACCCATGGCTGGCCACATTGCTGACCAAACGGGTGAAGAAACTCGATTCGGGTTTTGAGCTGAAATTGCACAAACAGATCGTGCGCCACGTCCCGGCGCAGGTGGTTTTGAGCCCGCGTAAGCCTTGA
- the znuB gene encoding zinc ABC transporter permease subunit ZnuB yields the protein MADFLLYALLAGLALAVVAGPLGSFVVWRRMAYFGDTLSHAALLGVALGFLLDVSPTVAVTVGCLLLAVLLVTLQQRQPLASDTLLGILAPSTLSLGLVVLSFMHEVRIDLMAYLFGDLLAISPTDLAWILGGSAAVLALLVTLWRPLLAITVHEELARVEGLPVAALRLTLMLLIAVVIAVAMKIVGVLLITSLLIIPAAAAQRHARSPEQMALGASLLGMLAVCGGLALSWFKDTPAGPSIVVAAAALFLLSFVLPRRGV from the coding sequence ATGGCTGATTTTCTGCTTTACGCCCTGCTTGCAGGTCTGGCCCTGGCAGTGGTCGCGGGCCCGCTGGGTTCGTTTGTGGTGTGGCGGCGCATGGCCTACTTCGGCGACACCTTGTCCCACGCCGCGTTGCTCGGCGTGGCGCTGGGCTTTTTGCTGGATGTCAGCCCGACCGTGGCGGTCACCGTTGGCTGCCTGCTGCTGGCGGTGTTGCTGGTGACGTTGCAACAGCGCCAGCCGCTGGCGTCCGACACGCTGTTGGGAATTCTCGCGCCGAGCACGCTCTCGTTGGGCCTGGTGGTACTAAGCTTCATGCACGAAGTGCGGATCGACCTGATGGCGTATCTGTTCGGCGACCTGCTGGCGATCAGCCCGACCGATCTGGCGTGGATCCTCGGCGGCAGCGCGGCGGTGCTGGCGTTGCTGGTGACGTTGTGGCGGCCACTGCTGGCGATCACCGTGCACGAAGAATTGGCCAGGGTCGAAGGGTTGCCGGTGGCGGCGTTGCGCCTGACCCTGATGTTGCTGATCGCCGTGGTCATCGCCGTGGCAATGAAAATCGTCGGTGTGTTGCTGATTACGTCACTGTTGATCATCCCGGCGGCTGCGGCACAGCGTCACGCCCGCTCGCCCGAGCAGATGGCACTGGGCGCGAGCCTGCTGGGCATGCTTGCGGTGTGTGGCGGGCTGGCGTTGTCATGGTTCAAGGACACCCCGGCGGGCCCATCGATTGTGGTGGCGGCCGCCGCGCTGTTTCTGCTGAGTTTTGTCCTGCCCCGTCGAGGGGTGTAG